From the Panthera leo isolate Ple1 chromosome C1, P.leo_Ple1_pat1.1, whole genome shotgun sequence genome, one window contains:
- the LOC122228063 gene encoding serine protease 58-like isoform X1 — protein sequence MEITDMNRLFLVFSILTVTVVTIIVIPTPTQVKLAQQFNQMSIETAPTFLVFLNSEYEPCLGTLIHKQWVLTAAHCFLPFLEINVAASKENFQNKMGNLRPTFIVQHPDFTRDSAEHDLMLIKLNHPLELKDQVKLVVLPNTTNDRRGEKCTVSGWGWEWRNFNPEPDIQINQTVFWFSNDDCQESLVRQIPIKITENMFCAGSSLENTHSCKELDAVPILCQNQLHGILSWSAGCILKGDIGYYTKVSRYTDWIHKVIHSN from the exons ATGGAGATCACAGATATGAACCGCCTCTTTCTAGTCTTCAGCATTCTGACAGTGACTG TGGTAACAATAATTGTAATACCAACACCAACACAAGTAAAATTAGCCCAGCAATTCAACCAGATGAGCATAGAAACTGCACCAACCTTTCTGGTTTTCCTGAACTCAGAATATGAGCCTTGTTTGGGGACCCTGATCCACAAACAGTGGGTTCTCACTGCAGCCCACTGCTTCTTACC ATTTCTTGAGATAAACGTTGCGGCttcaaaagagaattttcaaaacaaGATGGGGAACTTAAGACCCACATTTATTGTCCAACACCCAGATTTTACCCGGGATTCTGCTGAGCATGACCTCATGCTCATCAAGCTGAATCATCCCCTAGAGCTCAAGGATCAGGTCAAGCTGGTGGTTCTACCCAATACCACGAATGACAGAAGAGGGGAAAAGTGCACTGTCTCTGGCTGGGGCTGGGAATGGAGGAATTTCA ACCCAGAACCTGATATCCAGATAAACCAGACTGTCTTTTGGTTTTCTAATGATGACTGCCAAGAGTCCCTTGTAAGACAAATTCCTATTAAAATCACAGAAAACATGTTTTGTGCAGGATCATCTCTGGAGAACACACACTCATGTAAG GAATTAGATGCTGTCCCAATCCTGTGCCAAAATCAGCTCCATGGGATCCTATCTTGGTCAGCAGGGTGTATTTTGAAAGGTGATATTGGCTACTACACCAAGGTGTCCCGCTATACAGACTGGATCCACAAAGTTATCCACAGCAACTGA
- the LOC122228063 gene encoding serine protease 58-like isoform X2 gives MEITDMNRLFLVFSILTVTVVTIIVIPTPTQVKLAQQFNQMSIETAPTFLVFLNSEYEPCLGTLIHKQWVLTAAHCFLPFLEINVAASKENFQNKMGNLRPTFIVQHPDFTRDSAEHDLMLIKLNHPLELKDQVKLVVLPNTTNDRRGEKCTVSGWGWEWRNFRSSLENTHSCKELDAVPILCQNQLHGILSWSAGCILKGDIGYYTKVSRYTDWIHKVIHSN, from the exons ATGGAGATCACAGATATGAACCGCCTCTTTCTAGTCTTCAGCATTCTGACAGTGACTG TGGTAACAATAATTGTAATACCAACACCAACACAAGTAAAATTAGCCCAGCAATTCAACCAGATGAGCATAGAAACTGCACCAACCTTTCTGGTTTTCCTGAACTCAGAATATGAGCCTTGTTTGGGGACCCTGATCCACAAACAGTGGGTTCTCACTGCAGCCCACTGCTTCTTACC ATTTCTTGAGATAAACGTTGCGGCttcaaaagagaattttcaaaacaaGATGGGGAACTTAAGACCCACATTTATTGTCCAACACCCAGATTTTACCCGGGATTCTGCTGAGCATGACCTCATGCTCATCAAGCTGAATCATCCCCTAGAGCTCAAGGATCAGGTCAAGCTGGTGGTTCTACCCAATACCACGAATGACAGAAGAGGGGAAAAGTGCACTGTCTCTGGCTGGGGCTGGGAATGGAGGAATTTCA GATCATCTCTGGAGAACACACACTCATGTAAG GAATTAGATGCTGTCCCAATCCTGTGCCAAAATCAGCTCCATGGGATCCTATCTTGGTCAGCAGGGTGTATTTTGAAAGGTGATATTGGCTACTACACCAAGGTGTCCCGCTATACAGACTGGATCCACAAAGTTATCCACAGCAACTGA